Genomic window (Cyprinus carpio isolate SPL01 chromosome B7, ASM1834038v1, whole genome shotgun sequence):
TCAGGCTTCAAAGAGTCTTGAATTCCGCTCCCGAACTCGCGCAGAACCGATCCATTCAAAAGCTGAAGTCTCGCAGTCACATCCGCAACACTGATCCACTGCCCACTGTTGTCGGAACCACTTGCAAGTCTTATAATGACCACTTGGTTCTTTGTCTCTGTGGATTTATCTAAACGGCGCTGCCggttgtttaaaaaataagaacgGAGTTTGAATACTGAATAAATTCCAACGCGGTTTCCTTTGATTGTGTCGGAGTTAAACACACAGGTTACGGGACACACCACGGCCCCTCTCTGACTCAACTAGCGGCTTTCAAAAAAGCAACTTGAAAACGTTTCTCTGTACGGATAAATGAGCCGTCTGTATCCGAGAACTCAAAAGGGTTTATTCCTCAGCAAAAAAAGGTACAAGGCAGATCAAAGCCTCCTGTTGTCCCGCAGGATTTCCACTTTGCCCAGTCCAGTTTGAAAGAAAATGACCATTATTCCCCAGAAGTGGAAGTCTTCAAAAGcgtgtaacaataaaaaaaaaaccagctgCAGCGAGTCGAAGGGAGTTAGTTCTCCTATCGCTCACCCAAACATATTCGCAGAGATAAACACACACTGCGCACCCTACACCGGAAAACTGCGCTAAAATGATCAACgtacactttctttctttccaaaATTTTTTCCCTTCCTCCCCCTTTCTTCTTCCTCTGTGGCTTTTTTCCCGACCGGAACACCTTTCCCCCGGGCAGCGCGCATGAATAGCATCCCACTATTTCGTCACACAGCCCAACTTCTTAAACAGACTGTGCCCATTGGTTCAGCCTACTGTTTGGACTTACACAAACAACCTTGACATAATCGCACACATTcatcaaatgactaaaataaaaagacaaatatattttatatcagtcTGAGGGCTTAGAATGGGTGGtttaattcttaaatatatacgaGTCAAGTCTGTAAATAAGACAATAAACTCAAAAGAAACTATAATGCAGTCATGAATCAAATCATCTCTCTTTTGTTTATAACACCTTATGTTTCATTACACTTAATGTGGCAACAAGTGAcgaaaaatctatttaattcgACTTAAAAAAAAGCGTTTAAATAAACGGAAACCTGTAAACATGCAAATGGTTCGAAGACCTTACATATTTTCTGTGTCGTTTTTCTAACCCTAAGGCCTAATTGGTCGTGCCGTGCCTCTCGGCTGTGGAATGTGCGGAGGGATATCGCTAAGTTCCCTGGGACAGCGTGAGTCGGCTGCGTGTGTGCTTTTCGCGAGCGCAACAATGtaactgttttttcttctcttctctcgcGGAAAATGCCTCTCACTGCTCCATAGTTACTGAGTGGCATAAATTCCGGTGACAACTGACCTGCTGTCGTATGGTTACTGTATTCAACCCTAAAAAGACCCAGTGGTGTTCTTTTGTTTAAAACCTGCTTTTTTTCCCTACCCCGGAGCTCCCTCCTCCCCTTCTGGTCTCGTCTGCAGCTTCTCCTGCGGTTTTGTGGGAGCGCGCACAAGCGAGTGGGGACTTGTCCTGGAGCGCACGCGGGAATGTTTCAGCGCTTACTCAGCACTGCTCGAGCCCGTAAACAGGAGGAACGAAGGGATCGATTTATTATCGAAGCGGAAGGTGTTCAGGGCCGGCCTTCAGACTGAGGCGCCTCTGTGTCGTGTTTTACAAGAGCTTTTCTCATCTTAAGACTGTAAAATGAACGAGAACATGTCACTCAagtcagttttttaaataaatgattcaaaagTCCATTCAACGTTCTATTTCGAACACCACAAGGAAACATTTGAATGCATAGAACCACAACTGGCAGCTACAAGAAGTCTCAGCTTACACGTTCTAAcacgtttgttttatttttggttgttatCTTTTGTCCTCAGATCAAGCTGTGATTAGAAAGGCTGAAAATAGTGTAGTTTATTCAACAGGCGAATCAGGAGAGTCTGTGTTGTATTTAATGTGACTACAGCATCATCTACTGGCAGAAGCAAGTCACGCCGCCGTACTCCAATGCGGAGTCTCTATTTTGTACCTCTTGCTTGCCGTAGTTGCTTTAGTCCAAAATGGCAGCATCCTTGAGGACGTTTTGTACCGCAGGTGAGGCGGTGTGTTGGTCAATATTTAGCAGAATATTTCTTTTGTGAACCTTTGTTGGAAAACAGTGTTTATCAGGAATGCATCTAAACGTTATTGTTGTAGTAAAAGCAAGCCATCAGCCAGCGTGCTAATGAATGTCTATGGTGTTAGTACTCTGTCCTAAAGTAACAGCTGATGAGTGAACACTACGTTTTTCCTAAtgggtcatttttgttttcacatcATTTACAGTGTCGAGGCAGTCTATACGCCCGTTTTCATCGTCGTGTGTGACCCTCGCAGGAAAGAAGTGGAGACTGGAGTGAGTTTCCTCTGCAGTTTGACTAACAAAttctacttaaaaatttaatCGGGTTAAGGTGaccagattttttaaattaaaaccggGGTCATTTCCTAGTGTGTGGACAAAATATCACTGAGATCTCACTTGTGAttatctacaaataaaaaaaaataaaaaataaaaactaaacaatgcatttttttttttaaattgttgtggGATCCATACACTAATATTATAATTAACGACTATAATGATGTTTGAGGATCAaatggacactttttttttttgctacaattcaccaaaaatcagacactaaaaacagtaaataGTAATTATTGCAAATATCAAATAGATCAAAGCAGTTTTATAACAAAACTATGagactacaaaaataaaaccataaaagtgAGAACGTATggtaaataaaactgtttttcaaatatttttaccttTTCTAACTGAgaacatttctaacatttttattttcacaaactgTAAGCATACAGTTATAGATATTTTATCTTTATGCTTTTGGAAATTGATCTTTACTAGCCCTAATTaggcttattattattttgcattttaggctAATTTTGACCACAAAATGTGTCTTATGCAAAAATAATTCTGCAAGTGTAATTGTTTAGTTACAAAttgtattagttattttttatttgatcattcaTATTGAAGTTGTGGCGGCGAAGGTTTCAGGAACATTTCATATTGTGTGCAAAACAGTCTCACATTCTTTTATGCCTAGTTATTTAGTACACACAAACagtattactttaatttaatatgCATAGTTAGTATGTAACATCACTGCAAGATTGTCAGCAGTGTGTAAATACAGTGCATTTGTGAGCagtttttaatatactgtaaaacaggGACAACCAAAAACATTGCTGTCCTCAGTAAACGGGGGCGTCTGGTCACCCTAAATTGGGATGATGACAAATATAGATATTGGTGGTGATACAAaggagaaatgtttttaaaatgaagtttaaataaacatttatacagtttcgaataatatttaaattaatactaaCTGAAAAAAACGGATTAAATCAGATCAGTTTGCGTACATTAGATTTTATTAGCAATGGTTAATCTTGatgtcagtgttttgttttcttacatGCTTCGTTGTCATGCTCCCTGTTTGTCTGCAGAAATGGTTTAGCACGTAGTGGATCAGAATATGGGCCATTAACAGATCTGCCTGACTGGTCATATGCaggtaaaatttattttatattttgttaaaagcCAAAGGCAACAATGGGGTGTGGTTTTGTTGTTAGTTCTTTTGTATGTGTCAGTTGTACGGTATTTGTCAAAACACTGTCAACAGTGAATCTGTGAATGAGAATATAAACACTGACAAGGATTATTATGTGATTTTCAGATGGAAGGCCTGCACCTCCATTGAAGGGGCAGATCCGCAGACAAAAGCAAAGAGAGGAGTTTGCTGTAAGACTCTTATGTTTTTGGATTGTTGTTTTGTTCCtgcttatatttcatttaaagaaaaacttgaaatgtttCACGTTTACATTTGTGTGCACATTTAGAGAAGAGCAGTGTATCTCAATGCAGAGGTGGATGAAGGGATGAAGCGATGGCAGGAGAAGAAGGAAGAGGAGAAACAGAAAGAAGAGCATGTGAAATCCTTATTACTAAAACCTAAAGGACAtttattaaagaacaaaaaataaagatactTCAGGACAAAAACGTTTGGGcatgatttctgtttttattggtAAACACACCAATGCACTGTaacaatacatacatacttttatagtggtagaaaataaaaataaaaatttattgtaAAGGTGACTGTAGGAGGACATTACGTTCTGAGGGAAGGGGTTAAGCAGATGCAGTCTTTCTAAGACACTTATTTCAGGGAAAAAACTATTTGCTCAAATTGCCCTAGGGTACAATTATAACAGCTTACAGGTCATAAACATAGAAatagttggattttttttttttcacacttgtaTATAGTCTAGCTTTGTAGACAAATATACTTTGGAcagtgctttttgacagtatagtgtcgccatcactatactggggtgttaggacccacacagaccacagggtgagcaccccctgctggcctcactaacagctcttccagcagcaacctagttttcccaggaggtctccctatagagccctgcacgggcctcaaattaGACGCTCAGGCCCTAGCTCAGCTCTTGTCCAACAGTTTATCAGAATTATCAACCCAAGCCCCAATTTCCAATTTCCGTTATGTGTGGCAAagtgatattttgttttgtttttattaaggtaatttagaaaaacgtttggagcatttttgttagttaaatataagtttttgtttttaagtaatgACCAagtggccagcggcagacagtgagctgatcatagcctatgtttgatcagtttagccttctcaaatcatcacgacttgcctaaaataaaatctatagatataaaaccgTTCAAGCATATagcaatttttaaacattaaacctagATAGATGTGCGCTATAGGCTATACAATCATTTGTGTGGAGAGTGAAAGCTAAAGCACGCTTTGTAGGACATAGATGCACCAAtgcaatcacttgaattttttaagTGGAAACAACTTAAACTACTCTGTCATTTTGACTCATAAAGGTAAAAGTAATAGGGTACAAAAATAAAGGCCCACCTTaagaaaatatgcataaaatgtataaaaaaatatatacgttATATTGAACATTAATGAAGCAAgagattttgtgtgaaaaatcattcaagttgtttattttgtttaaaaatcttataaaccTATGAGGTGGCAAGAGGGTCCTTTTACCCCACACACGGGGTAAAAGGCTCATCAACATGGCACACGGTATTGAAATACTtcagctaaaatatatatattttgaaaaaaaattgtgtaagttaatacttgttcaaaacaataactttagcaaaaaagtatttatgtaAACTGAATCTGTAtctattacatacatttaaaagggAAAAAGGGGTTGAAATGTAatcattacattttacagttcaaACGTGTCATAAAATATGCCATGTTGACATTCTGTGACTCCACTAGGCTGCAGTGTTTCTCCATCCGTGCTGCTGAACTTCTGGCAGCCATTTGTCTCTGACCTCGTCTCTCCCATCGTGGGATAAAAAGTTCCTGCACATAATGCAGACTGACATATTCCCCCCTTTTCAGCTTCCATGtggttatatttttcattttattattttttgctagtctttctgttgttttttttctttgacaaaCTTGCCGTCATAAAATGGATTCCAAGGTACAGACTAGCATCGAGATGAGACTATTGCCATACCATCTCCTGCCTGAGAAAGTAATTAAGGGTGTTGCTATAGTGACTCTATTTTATATTAGCCGCAAAATGCCATTtcactttcctatttttttttttcagagaaccTCTGAATCTTGAAAATCAATCAGTATGGCTCTGAAATATAGGGAAATTTTAGGCTAATTATTATTAAACCGGTAGCCCTTACCTTCACTTTCTTTCTAGTCCTTAGTTCTTCAGTATGagagaatctctctctctctctctctctctctctctatatatatatatatatatatatatacaaaaaaaaaaaatcaataaaactgaacattttttctTACCCTCCTCTTTTTTAACTGTGTTCTGAttagattttgatgttttttctaatactgtttataaataaagagattataaaaagtctctctctctctctctctctctctctctctctctctctcaattcaatttcaatttaagtgtgctttattggcatgacaaaaactatacatttgtattgccaaagcagttgcagctcggctgcttacaaatagtccacatatgtattaacagaaagaaaaagaataataggaatattaaaaatataaaaaagtattaagcatgtagtgccaaatgaatgtgtatgtaaataagttataaataaaataaaataagtatt
Coding sequences:
- the mrpl52 gene encoding 39S ribosomal protein L52, mitochondrial, whose translation is MAASLRTFCTAVSRQSIRPFSSSCVTLAGKKWRLENGLARSGSEYGPLTDLPDWSYADGRPAPPLKGQIRRQKQREEFARRAVYLNAEVDEGMKRWQEKKEEEKQKEEHVKSLLLKPKGHLLKNKK